A region from the Canis lupus familiaris isolate Mischka breed German Shepherd chromosome 3, alternate assembly UU_Cfam_GSD_1.0, whole genome shotgun sequence genome encodes:
- the TMED3 gene encoding transmembrane emp24 domain-containing protein 3 isoform X2: MGRGAAPSASASASASTSASAALLLLLLLLRAGRPRGAELTFELPDSARQCFHEDVDRGVRFSLDYQVITGGHYDVDCYVEDPLGNTIYRETKKQYDSFTHRAEVKGVYQFCFSNEFSTFSHKTVYFDFQVGDEPPILPDMGNRVTALTQMESACVTIHEALKTVIDSQTHYRLREAQDRARAEDLNSRVSYWSVGETVALFVVSFSQVLLLKSFFTEKRASPRAVHS; the protein is encoded by the exons AtgggccgcggggccgcgccgtccgcctccgcctccgcctccgcctccaccTCCGCCTCGgccgcgctgctgctgctgctgctgctgctccgggccgggcggccgcggggcgccGAGCTGACCTTCGAGCTGCCCGACAGCGCCCGCCAGTGTTTCCACGAGGACGTGGACCGGGGCGTCCGGTTCTCCCTGGACTACCAG GTCATCACTGGAGGCCACTACGACGTGGACTGCTACGTGGAGGACCCGCTGGGGAACACAATCTACCGAGAGACCAAGAAGCAGTATGACAGCTTCACGCACCGGGCTGAAGTCAAGGGCGTTTATCAGTTTTGCTTCAGTAACGAGTTTTCCACTTTCTCTCATAAGACCGTCTACTTTGACTTTCAAGTTGGTGACGAGCCCCCCATTCTCCCAGACATGGGGAACAGGGTCACAGCTCTCACGCAG ATGGAGTCCGCCTGTGTGACCATCCACGAGGCCCTGAAGACCGTGATTGACTCCCAGACACATTACCGGCTCCGCGAGGCCCAGGACCGGGCGCGGGCAGAAGACCTCAACAGCCGGGTGTCTTATTGGTCTGTTGGTGAGACGGTTGCCCTGTTCGTGGTCAGCTTCAGCCAGGTGCTGCTGCTGAAGAGCTTCTTCACGGAGAAGCGAGCCAGCCCCCGGGCGGTGCACTCCTAG